A genomic region of Rhizobium sp. NXC24 contains the following coding sequences:
- a CDS encoding MBL fold metallo-hydrolase, producing MTDYSLHVGQYDVTLLHDGLFEAPVDVLIHTDGDAARQHAIESWGKPTLQVDVNCFLLRGPSGVLLVDAGTGTSWGPKYGHARSALHEARIAPDEIQSVLLTHIHGDHALGLFDGDKPYFPHADVFVSDRDIAFFTDPVAREAVPEARRGGFKVAEQLQRVYGSRIKRIGAGEVLPDIEAHPLPGHTPGHTGYLLRGGDDSLLIWGDALHLGDLQPGDPKIGLAYDLDPELAVRTRWAALEDAVCEGWIVAGGHITGFGRVELVSNGYRISPV from the coding sequence ATGACCGATTATTCCCTGCATGTCGGGCAATACGACGTTACTCTTCTGCACGACGGGTTATTCGAAGCGCCGGTGGATGTGTTGATCCACACGGATGGCGATGCTGCCCGGCAACATGCGATCGAAAGCTGGGGTAAGCCGACGCTTCAGGTGGATGTGAACTGCTTTCTCCTGCGCGGGCCTTCCGGTGTTCTTCTCGTCGATGCCGGGACGGGCACTTCCTGGGGGCCGAAATACGGCCATGCGCGATCGGCGTTGCATGAAGCGAGGATCGCGCCGGATGAAATCCAGAGCGTTTTACTCACCCATATTCATGGTGACCATGCGCTTGGCTTGTTCGATGGAGACAAGCCGTATTTCCCTCATGCAGACGTGTTCGTATCGGACCGTGATATCGCCTTCTTCACCGATCCCGTCGCGCGCGAGGCTGTGCCGGAGGCGCGGCGCGGCGGCTTCAAGGTGGCCGAGCAACTGCAGCGCGTCTATGGCTCCCGCATAAAGCGGATCGGTGCTGGCGAAGTGCTGCCCGATATAGAGGCGCATCCGCTGCCGGGCCACACGCCGGGCCACACCGGCTATCTGCTGCGCGGTGGCGACGATTCTCTCCTGATCTGGGGCGATGCCTTGCATTTGGGGGATCTGCAGCCCGGCGATCCGAAGATCGGCCTCGCCTATGATCTCGATCCCGAGCTGGCCGTCAGAACCCGCTGGGCTGCTCTGGAAGATGCTGTCTGCGAAGGCTGGATCGTCGCAGGCGGCCACATCACCGGCTTCGGGCGCGTGGAGCTGGTTTCCAACGGCTACAGGATTTCGCCGGTGTGA
- a CDS encoding multidrug effflux MFS transporter, with the protein MTRTKSRIDHSATQAIEDTTIGQAAAQPRLTTLILLSALAVLPVNMILPSLPKISAAFHADFALVNLSVAGFSIVTASLEAIGGAISDRFGRRPVVLTALAIFIIASIGCVLAPDIGTFLVFRSMQACIGPCYSVALVVIKETSDEHEAASKFGYLAMGWALAPMVGPLFGGSLDEFFDWRASFVVLAILGIAAFLLSLRELTGSRAPLSDARRNYLDSYGLLLRSARFWAYTLCMACSMGVLYIFLGGAPLTIGDSLGGSSTKLGFYMGLVPAGFILGSYLAGRYAAKIPLGRILVIARLLTCIGLSIGLALSLSGMTYIWALFGPCMFIGIGNGLTMPAANSGAMSVRADMVGTAAGLAAAMRIAGGALIGSIGGLFIAQSATIHTLFALMLISAVLALLAAVWAALIEKQRL; encoded by the coding sequence ATGACGCGCACCAAAAGCCGCATAGACCATTCAGCCACGCAAGCAATCGAAGACACGACCATCGGGCAAGCCGCCGCACAGCCGCGGCTAACGACCCTCATCCTGCTTTCCGCCCTTGCCGTGCTGCCGGTCAACATGATCCTGCCGTCGCTGCCGAAGATATCAGCGGCGTTCCATGCCGATTTCGCCCTCGTGAACCTTTCGGTCGCCGGCTTTTCCATCGTCACCGCGTCCCTTGAGGCCATCGGGGGAGCGATATCGGATCGGTTCGGCCGCCGGCCTGTGGTCCTGACGGCGCTTGCGATCTTCATCATCGCCTCGATCGGCTGCGTTCTCGCGCCCGATATCGGCACCTTTCTCGTTTTTCGCTCGATGCAGGCATGCATCGGGCCGTGCTATTCCGTCGCTCTCGTCGTCATCAAGGAAACATCCGACGAGCACGAGGCCGCCAGCAAATTCGGCTATCTCGCCATGGGATGGGCGCTGGCGCCCATGGTCGGGCCGCTGTTCGGCGGCTCGCTGGACGAGTTTTTCGACTGGCGCGCAAGCTTCGTCGTCCTCGCGATCCTCGGCATCGCCGCCTTCCTCCTCTCCCTGCGTGAATTGACGGGATCGAGAGCGCCCTTATCGGATGCGCGGAGGAACTACCTTGACTCCTATGGACTGCTTTTGCGTTCGGCGCGATTCTGGGCCTATACGCTCTGCATGGCCTGCTCCATGGGCGTGCTCTATATCTTCCTCGGAGGAGCCCCGCTCACGATAGGCGATTCCCTCGGCGGATCGAGCACCAAGCTCGGCTTCTACATGGGCCTGGTTCCCGCCGGGTTCATTCTCGGCAGCTATCTCGCCGGCCGCTACGCCGCGAAAATCCCGCTCGGCAGGATCCTTGTCATCGCGCGGCTTCTGACCTGCATCGGCCTGTCGATCGGCTTGGCACTGTCCCTGTCGGGAATGACGTATATCTGGGCGCTCTTCGGCCCCTGCATGTTCATCGGCATCGGCAACGGTCTCACCATGCCGGCTGCCAACAGTGGTGCAATGTCGGTCCGGGCGGATATGGTCGGCACGGCTGCGGGGCTCGCCGCCGCCATGAGGATCGCGGGCGGCGCCCTCATCGGCTCGATTGGCGGGTTGTTCATCGCGCAATCGGCGACGATCCATACCCTGTTTGCTCTGATGCTGATATCCGCGGTGCTCGCGCTGCTGGCGGCAGTCTGGGCTGCCTTGATCGAGAAGCAGAGATTGTGA